Proteins from one Candida orthopsilosis Co 90-125, chromosome 2 draft sequence genomic window:
- a CDS encoding Ser1 3-phosphoserine aminotransferase (involved in serine and glycine biosynthesis): MVEARTLDREEPDFYGAGPALLPTDVLQQAAYDLISYNNDIVGIAEISHRSKPAIAVIDDTKDNLKKLLEIPDNYEVFFLQGGGTTGFSSIVYNLFANHAKKTGKKGRAAYAVTGSWSSKAAEEAKRLGFEVDIVVNTKASNYDDIPPYTEWEPIEENTSYLWVCDNETVHGNELKDTPGSDYLPKDVELVADMSSNILSKKVDISKYGVIMAGAQKNVGIAGLTIYIIRKDLLEQSSDDELRKLDIPLSPIATHFPTVVKNNSAYNTIPIFACQVLKLVTDKLLKEGGLEEKEKVNNKKAELLYKVLDSYPNFYILPVKNPKVRSNMNVVFKLPSEELNAKFVAEADAANLKGLKGHRSVGGIRASIYNAVSLSSVERLAKFVDEFAKANS; the protein is encoded by the coding sequence ATGGTAGAAGCTAGAACTTTGGATAGGGAAGAGCCAGACTTCTATGGTGCCGGTCCTGCACTCTTACCCACTGATGTCTTACAACAAGCTGCATACGATTTAATTTCCTATAACAATGATATTGTTGGAATTGCTGAGATTTCACATCGTTCAAAACCAGCAATTGCCGTAATTGATGACACTAAGGATAATCTAAAGAAATTGCTTGAAATTCCCGACAACTATGAGGTGTTTTTTCTTCAGGGTGGGGGTACTACTGGTTTTTCTTCCATAGTGTATAATTTATTTGCAAACCATGCTAAAAAGACGGGTAAGAAGGGGAGAGCAGCGTACGCAGTCACTGGTTCTTGGTCATCCAAAGCTGCTGAAGAGGCTAAGCGTTTGGGTTTCGAAGTGgatattgttgtaaatACTAAAGCCTCAAACTATGACGATATTCCTCCTTACACTGAGTGGgaaccaattgaagaaaatacTTCTTATTTGTGGGTTTGTGATAACGAAACTGTTCACGGGAATGAACTCAAAGACACTCCAGGCTCAGACTACTTGCCTAAGGATGTTGAATTAGTTGCAGATATGTCATCAAACATTTTGTCTAAAAAGGTTGACATTAGTAAATATGGTGTAATTATGGCAGGTGCACAAAAGAACGTGGGTATTGCCGGCTTGACTATTTACATAATCagaaaagatttgttgGAACAATCTTCAGATGATGAGTTGAGAAAATTGGACATACCTTTGCTGCCTATAGCCACCCATTTTCCAACTGTTGTGAAAAACAATTCAGCCTACAATACAATTCCCATATTTGCATGTCAAGTTTTGAAGTTAGTGACTGATAAGCTTCTCAAAGAAGGGGGTCTCgaggaaaaggaaaaggtTAACAACAAGAAAGCTGAGCTTTTATACAAAGTCTTGGATTCTTATCCAAACTTCTATATCTTACCAGTGAAGAATCCTAAAGTCAGATCCAACATGAATGTTGTATTTAAATTACCAAGTGAGGAATTGAACGCCAAATTTGTTGCTGAAGCTGATGCTGCCAATTTGAAAGGCTTAAAAGGTCACAGATCAGTTGGAGGTATCAGAGCGTCAATCTATAACGCTGTCTCGCTTTCAAGTGTTGAGAGGTTagcaaaatttgttgatgagtttgCCAAGGCCAATAGTTAG
- a CDS encoding Mec3 DNA damage and meiotic pachytene checkpoint protein: MKLKLMTRNIEKLKDTLGLISHLRKFVILKITPKELNVISVNTGSVNLEPQVWCKFNTSSLFESMEIQSMRDNTISMEINIDLLLQTLRNFDKANSEGLNIRLQRTDASGEQGTSTKNGRTASLALFYSNININSNIINHTFRIPVKILKEAQDFFQQPSHTEVGLIVRLPNEFVTIFKRLEKFKKTSFNDIVSIQASNRDVGSLRFVLEEDGKFKVTVSWNSKLEFHKPISTDADTIRESLRNVDTMISESSFGPEVLNINVKLKDWQSASKIVGRCRTVVLCIGPGNCSLHCLLDETDDVELVYFINGVRSV, encoded by the coding sequence ATGAAGCTAAAGCTAATGACGAGGAATATTGAGAAGCTCAAAGACACATTGGGTCTTATATCTCATCTACGGAAGTTTGTGATACTCAAAATCACGCCGAAAGAACTCAATGTCATACTGGTAAACACTGGATCCGTTAACTTGGAGCCACAAGTTTGGTGCAAGTTTAACACTTCAAGTTTATTCGAAAGCATGGAAATTCAGAGTATGAGAGATAATACTATTCTGATGGAAATAAACATCGATTTACTCCTACAAACTTTGagaaattttgataaagcCAATAGTGAAGGGTTGAATATAAGGCTACAGAGGACAGATGCAAGTGGAGAACAAGGAACAAGTACAAAAAATGGTCGAACAGCGTCACTAGCTTTATTTTATTCcaatatcaatatcaactcCAATATTATCAACCATACATTCAGGATACCGGTAAAGATTCTAAAAGAAGCTCAAgacttttttcaacaaccgTCCCACACTGAAGTTGGATTGATAGTGAGGCTACCGAATGAATTTGTAACCATATTCAAACGCTTGGAGAAATTCAAGAAAACCTCCTTCAATGATATAGTCTCTATACAAGCAAGCAATAGAGACGTTGGGAGCTTAcgatttgttttggaagAAGATGGCAAGTTTAAAGTGACGGTGAGTTGGAATAGTAAACTAGAATTTCACAAACCTATTTCAACCGATGCCGATACCATTCGAGAATCATTGAGAAATGTTGATACAATGATACTGGAAAGCTCATTTGGCCCAGAAGTGTTGAAtatcaatgtcaaattgAAGGACTGGCAGCTGGCATCGAAAATCGTGGGACGATGCAGGACGGTGGTTTTGTGTATAGGGCCCGGGAACTGTAGTCTCCATTGTTTATTAGACGAGactgatgatgttgaactAGTCTATTTCATTAATGGTGTTAGAAGTGTGTAA
- a CDS encoding Smd2 core Sm protein, protein MSEFIDRPRSELTEFELAKLEEFEFLHGPMSLINQAQKQNTPVIISCRNNHKLVGKIRAFDRHCNLVLENVKELWTETVKNEFNQTKSVSRERFISKMFLRGDSVIIILKA, encoded by the exons ATGAG TGAATTCATAGACCGTCCACGATCAGAACTTACCGAATTCGAACTCGCCAAACttgaagagtttgaatTCTTACATGGACCCATGTCACTTATAAACCAAGCCCAGAAACAAAACACACCCGTGATAATATCGTGTCGAAATAACCATAAACTAGTTGGTAAAATTCGAGCTTTTGATAGGCATTGTAATTTAGTATTGGAAAATGTTAAAGAATTATGGACTGAGACGGTGAAGAATGAATTCAATCAGACGAAGAGTGTGTCGAGAGAGAGGTTTATTAGTAAGATGTTTTTAAGAGGAGATTCAGTTATTATAATATTGAAAGCTTGA
- a CDS encoding endoribonuclease, which yields MSEKTASFSNEENFKFFGLGGCNEVGRSCHIIEYKNKVIMLDAGMHPALSGHASFPYFDEYDLSKVDILLVSHFHVDHSASLPYVMQQSNFRGKVFMTHATKAIYRWLMQDFVRVTSIGNSRTEGGGGNDEGGNLYTDDDIFKSFDRIETIDFHSTMEVDGIRFTAYYAGHVLGACMYLIEIGGLKVLFTGDYSREENRHLPSAEVPPVKPDVLITESTFGTGTLEPKAELEKKLTNHIHATITKGGRVLLPVFALGNAQELLLILDEYWEKNEDLQNVSVYYCSDLARKCMAVYETYTGIMNDKIRLSSSSDDSKSNPFDFKYIKSIRNLSKFSDLGPSVVVATPGMLQAGVSRQLLEKWAPEQKNLVILTGYSVEGTMAKDLLKEPQVIQSLNNPDLSIPRRIGIEEISFAAHVDFQQNSEFIDKVSPSRIILVHGDSVPMGRLKSALLSKYSSRKGTDKEVKVFNPRNCEELNIAFKGLKIAKVLGSLAEAQLQALKQEIEEKITEADDATEDVKMEGGDDSKEQVNGTSNTFQPGQIVSGVLVSKDFELDLVQLQDLNEFTQLSTSIVKSKMNLKINANLPLVIWHLEQMFGYINIINDDDNEWECVIMDVVDILVDRSKGPGIYISVEWINDNLMADSLADSIIAILYSIDSSPASVKMSSAQHSHNHQYTHIKQENENDASSTSKSDIANRIAQIQILLEAQFGEALEKLEDEKAKVSIGKSVANIDYRTLKVECASKVLKDRIETIIKRGTVLTAPLALPPK from the coding sequence ATGAGTGAGAAAACAGCCTCCTTTTCCAACGAGGAGAACTTCAAGTTTTTTGGACTCGGAGGGTGTAATGAAGTTGGTCGATCATGTCATATCATTGAATATAAAAACAAGGTGATTATGTTGGATGCTGGGATGCATCCTGCATTGAGTGGGCATGCATCATTTCCGTATTTTGATGAGTACGATTTATCTAAAGTTGACATTCTATTGGTGAGTCATTTCCATGTGGACCATTCGGCTTCATTACCTTATGTCATgcaacaatcaaattttaGAGGCAAGGTTTTCATGACACATGCGACTAAGGCGATATACCGTTGGTTGATGCAAGATTTTGTCAGAGTAACGTCTATTGGAAACTCGAGGACTGAAGGAGGTGGTGGAAACGACGAAGGGGGAAACTTGTACACGGATGATGATATATTTAAATCATTTGATAGAATTGAGACAATTGATTTTCACTCTACGATGGAAGTTGATGGAATCAGATTCACAGCTTACTATGCAGGTCACGTTCTCGGGGCTTGCATGtacttgattgaaattggtggGTTAAAAGTACTTTTCACTGGTGATTATTCAAGGGAAGAAAACCGGCATTTGCCTTCTGCGGAAGTGCCCCCTGTTAAGCCAGACGTTTTGATCACGGAGTCAACTTTTGGTACCGGTACATTGGAGCCCAAAGCAGAATTGGAGAAGAAGCTAACCAATCATATACACGCAACAATAACCAAGGGAGGAAGAGTTTTATTACCAGTTTTCGCTTTGGGTAATGCACAAGAGCTTTTATTGattcttgatgaatattGGGAGaaaaatgaagatttacaaaatgtCAGTGTCTATTACTGCTCTGATCTAGCTAGGAAATGTATGGCCGTTTATGAAACCTACACAGGTATTATGAATGATAAAATACGGCtctcatcatcttcagaTGATTCTAAATCTAACCCATTTGACTTTAAATATATCAAGTCTATCAGAAACCTTTCCAAGTTTTCAGATTTAGGTCCATCTGTAGTTGTAGCAACCCCGGGAATGTTACAAGCTGGTGTTTCTAGACAATTGTTGGAGAAATGGGCACCAGAACAGAAAAATCTTGTTATATTAACAGGTTATTCCGTAGAAGGAACAATGGCAAAAGATTTGTTAAAGGAACCACAAGTGATACAATCGTTGAACAACCCTGATTTAAGTATTCCACGAAGAATAGGAATAGAAGAGATTTCATTTGCTGCACATGTCGactttcaacaaaactCAGAATTCATTGATAAGGTGTCTCCCTCAAGAATTATTTTGGTGCATGGAGATTCAGTTCCTATGGGTAGATTGAAGTCAGCTTTATTGAGTAAGTACTCCTCACGAAAGGGAACCGATAAAGAAGTCAAAGTATTTAACCCGAGAAATTGCGAGGAGCTAAATATTGCATTCAAGggattgaaaattgctAAAGTACTCGGTTCACTTGCAGAGGCTCAGTTGCAAGCGTTGAAGCaggaaattgaagagaaaattaCCGAAGCTGACGACGCTACAGAAGATGTTAAAATGGAGGGGGGAGATGATTCGAAAGAACAGGTAAATGGAACATCAAACACTTTCCAACCGGGGCAAATCGTTTCTGGAGTCCTTGTCTCAAAAGACTTTGAGTTGgatcttgttcaattacAAGACTTGAACGAATTTACCCAGTTATCCACCTCCATTGTGAAATCGAAAATGAATCTTAAAATCAACGCAAATTTACCTTTGGTGATTTGGCATTTAGAGCAAATGTTTGGTTACATCAATATTATCAATGACGATGACAATGAATGGGAGTGTGTGATTATGGATGTTGTAGACATTTTAGTAGATAGATCAAAAGGTCCTGGTATTTATATATCCGTGGAGTGGATTAATGACAACTTAATGGCTGACTCATTGGCAGATAGTATAATTGCTATACTATATTCGATTGATTCATCCCCAGCATCGGTGAAAATGTCATCAGCTCAGCATTctcataatcatcaatacacacatatcaaacaagaaaacGAGAACGACGCCTCATCCACATCCAAGTCAGATATTGCGAATCGAATAGCCCAGATTCAGATACTTTTAGAGGCCCAATTTGGTGAAGCTTTAGAGAAATTAGAAGATGAAAAGGCAAAGGTTTCTATTGGGAAGAGTGTTGCAAATATAGACTACAGGACTTTGAAAGTCGAGTGTGCTTCAAAAGTATTGAAAGACCGTATAGAAACTATTATCAAACGTGGTACTGTGCTAACAGCACCATTGGCTTTGCCACCTAAATAG
- a CDS encoding Atp14 mitochondrial F1F0 ATP synthase subunit, with translation MFRPIARISSRRLFSITPRRSNLIGDLYVQNIRQFKPQALSQEEIDSAVKKFQLPGKPTIPQIHELSTEQVKEYEQSEVEAEAAQPTENESETKPDEDWFVFDEVEAEGH, from the exons ATGTTCAGACCAATTGCC CGTATATCATCAAGAAgattgttttcaatcacCCCAAGAAGATCAAACTTGATTGGTGACTTATATGTTCAAAACATCAGACAATTCAAACCACAAGCCCTTtcacaagaagaaattgattctgCTGTAAAGAAATTCCAATTACCTGGTAAACCAACTATTCCTCAAATTCATGAATTATCTACTGAACAAGTTAAAGAATATGAACAAAGCGAAGTTGAAGCTGAAGCTGCACAACCAACTGAAAATGAATCTGAAACTAAGCCAGATGAAGACtggtttgtttttgatgaagttgaagctGAGGGACATTAG
- a CDS encoding Gsp1 RAN G-protein translates to MAQEVPTFKLVLVGDGGTGKTTFVKRHLTGEFEKKYIATLGVEVHPLGFHTNFGELKFDVWDTAGQEKFGGLRDGYYINGQCGIIMFDVTSRITYKNVPNWHRDLVRVCENIPIVLCGNKVDVKERKVKAKTITFHRKKNLQYYDISAKSNYNFEKPFLWLARKLVGNPQLEFVASPALAPPEVQVDSDLMQKYQQEMEQATALPLPDEDDADL, encoded by the coding sequence ATGGCCCAAGAAGTTCCTACTTTCAAATTAGttcttgttggtgatggtggtACTGGTAAAACCACCTTCGTCAAGAGACATTTAACaggtgaatttgaaaagaaatatattGCCACCTTGGGTGTTGAAGTTCATCCTTTGGGTTTCCACACCAACTTCGGTGAGTTGAAGTTTGATGTTTGGGATACTGCTGGTCAAGAGAAGTTTGGTGGTTTGAGAGACGGTTATTACATCAACGGTCAATGTGGTATCATTATGTTTGATGTTACTTCAAGAATCACTTACAAAAATGTTCCAAACTGGCACAGAGACTTGGTGAGAGTTTGTGAAAACATTCCAATTGTATTGTGTGGTAACAAAGTTGATGTCAAAGAACGTAAAGTTAAAGCAAAGACCATCACTTTCCATAGAAAGAAAAACTTGCAATACTATGATATCTCAGCTAAATCCAACTACAATTTCGAAAAGCCATTCTTGTGGTTGGCTAGAAAATTGGTTGGAAACCCTCAATTGGAGTTCGTTGCTTCTCCAGCTTTAGCTCCACCAGAAGTTCAAGTTGATTCTGatttgatgcaaaaatatcaacaagaaatggAACAAGCTACTGCCTTGCCATTGCCAGATGAAGACGATGCTGACTTGTAA
- a CDS encoding Cdc46 hexameric MCM complex subunit (predicted role in control of cell division) produces the protein MSFERPSVYSAPVLQGESPSDDSHNQITKAFRKFILEFRLDSQFIYRDQLRENLLINNYFLKVDSEHLIGFNEELNKKLTDDPSEMIPLFEIAITDIAKRIAYLSKDEIPTNFPTCQLILYSHANKVSIRHLDSEHISKIVRVSGIVISASVLSSRATEVQLICRQCKHTMQLKVKSGFGPIQLPKCQSPHNIDPNSTQEKCPQDSYVIDHDKSHFVDQQILKLQECPDMVPVGEMPRHILLQSDRYLTNQVVPGTRVTIVGIYSIFQSKQRAGNSSASNVAIRNPYLKVLGIQTDIDNGANGQGITFSEEEEEEFLKLSRMSNLYDVFANSIAPSIYGNSDIKKAITCLLMGGSKKILPDGMRLRGDINVLLLGDPGTAKSQLLKFVEKIAPISVYTSGKGSSAAGLTASVQRDPQTRDFYLEGGAMVLADGGVVCIDEFDKMRDEDRVAIHEAMEQQTISIAKAGITTILNSRTSVLAAANPVFGRYDEFKSPGENIDFQTTILSRFDMIFIVKDDHNESRDLSIAHHVMDVHAGGKTQELQQEGEIPVETMKRYIQYVKLRCAPRLTAEASERLSSHFVSIRRRLQINENEMNERSSIPITVRQLEAIIRITESLAKLRLSPVATEEHVEEALRLFTASTMDAVDQGFGNSADANLNAEIKKVEQELRRRLPIGWSTAYRTLRKEFVDSGKASSSALEKALYILERHEVIKFRHQGQNILRVGV, from the coding sequence ATGTCATTTGAACGTCCAAGCGTGTACTCGGCGCCAGTCTTACAAGGTGAAAGTCCAAGTGATGACTCCCAtaatcaaatcaccaaagCTTTCCGTAAATTCATATTGGAGTTCAGATTAGACTCACAGTTTATCTATAGAGATCAATTACGTGaaaacttgttgatcaacaattacTTTCTCAAAGTTGACAGTGAACACCTTATTGGATTTAATGAGGAattaaacaagaaattgactgATGATCCATCTGAAATGATTCCGCTTTTCGAGATTGCTATTACTGATATTGCTAAAAGAATTGCCTACTTGtcaaaagatgaaattcctacaaattttccaacttgTCAACTAATTTTATATTCGCATGCCAATAAAGTTTCAATAAGGCATTTGGATTCTGAgcacatttcaaaaattgttagAGTTAGTGGTATTGTTATTTCTGCTTCTGTTTTATCGTCAAGAGCCACTGAAGTACAATTAATTTGTCGTCAATGTAAACATACTATGCAATTGAAGGTCAAGTCCGGATTCGGTCCTATTCAATTACCTAAATGCCAAAGTCCTCATAAtattgatccaaattcaactcAAGAAAAGTGTCCACAGGATTCATATGTTATAGACCACGACAAGTCGCACtttgttgatcaacaaaTATTAAAGTTACAGGAATGTCCAGATATGGTTCCTGTTGGTGAAATGCCTCGTCatattttgttgcaaagtGATAGATACTTGACCAATCAAGTTGTTCCTGGTACGAGAGTAACTATTGTTGGTATTTACTCAATTTTCCAGTCTAAACAAAGAGCAGGTAATAGCAGTGCCAGTAACGTTGCCATCCGTAATCCTTATTTGAAAGTCCTTGGAATTCAAACAGATATCGACAATGGTGCTAATGGACAAGGTATCACATTCAGcgaggaagaagaggaagaattCCTAAAATTATCTAGAATGTCCAACTTGTATGACGTGTTTGCCAATTCCATTGCCCCTTCCATTTACGGGAACCTGGATATCAAAAAGGCAATCacttgtttgttgatgggAGGATCTAAAAAGATTCTCCCCGATGGAATGAGATTAAGAGGTGACATCAATGTCTTGTTATTGGGTGACCCAGGTACTGCTAAAtctcaattgttgaaattcGTCGAGAAAATAGCTCCCATCTCAGTTTATACTTCTGGTAAAGGTTCATCTGCTGCTGGTTTAACTGCTTCTGTGCAAAGGGACCCTCAAACTAGAGACTTCTACTTGGAAGGAGGTGCAATGGTGTTGGCTGATGGTGGTGTTGTGtgtattgatgaatttgacaaaatgAGGGATGAAGATAGAGTAGCCATTCATGAAGCAATGGAACAACAAACTATATCCATTGCCAAGGCTGGTATCACGACAATATTGAACTCAAGAACATCTGTTTTAGCTGCAGCTAACCCGGTTTTTGGAAGATatgatgaattcaaatcacCAGGAGAAAACATTGATTTCCAAACCACAATCTTGTCTAGATTTGATATGATTTTCATTGTCAAAGATGATCATAATGAGAGTAGAGACCTTTCTATAGCTCACCATGTTATGGATGTTCATGCTGGTGGTAAAACTCAGGAGTTGCAACAGGAAGGTGAAATACCGGTTGAAACAATGAAGAGGTATATTCAGTATGTCAAGTTGAGATGTGCACCTCGCTTAACCGCTGAAGCCTCTGAGAGGTTGTCTTCCCATTTCGTTTCCATCAGAAGAAGATTACAAATTAACgaaaatgaaatgaatGAGAGATCATCTATTCCCATTACTGTTCGTCAGTTAGAAGCCATAATTCGTATAACGGAATCATTAGCGAAATTGAGATTGAGTCCAGTTGCCACTGAAGAACACGTAGAGGAAGCTCTCAGATTATTCACTGCTTCTACTATGGATGCTGTTGATCAAGGTTTCGGAAACAGTGCTGACGCTAACTTGAATGCTGAAATCAAGAAGGTTGAGCAAGAATTGAGAAGAAGATTACCAATCGGTTGGTCTACTGCCTATAGAACCTTAAGGAAAGAGTTTGTTGATTCCGGTAAAGCTAGTAGCTCCGCATTAGAAAAGGCATTGTATATTTTAGAAAGACATGAGGTTATCAAGTTCAGACATCAAGGTCAAAATATACTTAGGGTTGGGGTTTAG